The sequence TCAGCGGCTGCAGAGTCCCTACACGCAGGAGAAGACAGAAGACATTGACGGGCCTAAGAAGAAGCGTAAAACAAAGGTTAAGTAGGCGtctgaaaattatttatgtatttgaaGTCTTTAAAACTTGGTAGGATGCTTTTGGATGTAATATGCTTTTGGGTGTTTAAACTTGGTTGTGGTATGCTTTTGGATATTTAAACTTGGTTGTATAATGTGTTTTGGATGTTAAAAAACAGGTTTTCAAATTAGGTTATGTCCAAAAATGAGTCAGATGGATAACTGGTCTTACTACTAGGTTTACTAAGGCCAAAAACGTGTTATAAATGTACTCATGTAAAACGTGCAACcggtatatacataaatatattcatAGTACATGTTAATAAATGTATCCATATAAAACGTGCAATcggtatatacataaatataatattcaaattacACTTAGTAATTCTTGGTATTCTTCAAGGAGTTAGTAATACTACCTTACACATAGTAATTCTTTGGCAATTTTTAGGTTTTTCTAGTTAAACCCGTAgaatatgaaatattttttagtaaaaccAATGATTTTACACTATGATTATCATCAAAGAAAACATTTGCAGCAGAAATTTTCCAGAAATAtgtattttgttagattttccTAACGATAGTCTAATCATTCACACACTAACAATATAAGTTAAGGaaaatttttagaaaactgAATAggtttttcttaaactattgaaaataataatcaaaatagttttaatatatatatttatcaaatatatagTCTACGAATTGataatattcatgaaaaatataAGGGTTCTATATACTAAACATAAATACTCGTACGAATATATATGTAGTCCAAATCACACATAGTAATTCCAGAAAATCTAGTATTTCAAATAACACATAGTAAATCCAGAAAACCTAGTAATCATATAAAACATAGTAATCTCAGTAAACTCAGTAATCCAAACAAAACGTAGTAAATCCAGTAATCCTAGAAATCAAACACCTGGACTTGCACCAATTCCACATTCAAAATACGCTCCCATACCTCTTCCTCTCGCTCTGCCTGTGCCGCTGGAACTGCCAGCGCCGCTGGTACTGCCTGTGCCGTTAGCGGTGCATGTGCCGCTGGCTCTACCTGTGCCGCTGGCTCTCCCTTTGCCTATTTTTCCTCTTCCACGAGATTCTCCTGCCGATGGAAATCGAGTTTGCTGcggttttcctttttttacttCATAATCTGGAGGAAGCACTTTCATTGCTTTAACTTCTTCAGGTATAATCCAATCAGACATATGAGGAACAGGATATATTGTCCTGTGATAAGCCAAAGCCCATTGCTCCACTAAATAGTACTTAAAACAATACTCAGATAGATGAAGTTCCTTTCCCGCTTTATCAGTCATGAATGTGGCAGCAGCCACTGCATGGACACATGGGTATTTGTCTTTATCAAATTGCTCACAGCTACAAGTCATCATAGCCATATCAACGGTATAATGCTTCCCGTCACTTCCTGAGACACTGTACTCAAGATGGAAGCTGTTTAACTCGACAACGGAAAGAAACCCTGCATCAACACATCTTTTAGACATTTCCGCTTCCACAATAGGAACAAGCTTTAGTGCGGGTGGTATTTCAGCTGCCTCCTTCCTATGTATGTTGAACCATTCAGCCATTTTTCCGATGATGAAATCACACATTGGTAGTATGTTTAACTTTCTCGCGTCACTAATAACACCATTAAAAGATTCCACTGAATTGGTGGTGTCAACATTGTACCTATCTCCTTCAAAGTAACATTTCGCCCATTTCCTCTCTTCAACACTTTTGTCAAGATACTCCGCTGCACTAGGATACCTCATGCGAAAAGCATTATAAAGGTTCAAGAACTCAGCCTCTGTATAAGCGTGTGCGCAGTCCATAAACTTAAACGTGCAAGTTTCTCTGTTGTTACGGACATGTACTTTAACATTCTGAGCCAAATGCCATATACAATAACCATGAGCGGCCTGAGGGAACACTAGACTTACTGCCTTGATCAAGCTTTTGTTTCTATCTGAAAGAAACACCAATCCAGGGACATCAGATATCACTGATTTCAACTGTTCCATAAACCACACCCAACTATGCTCTTTCTCACCATCTGCAATACCAAACGCAATTGGATAGTGGTGATGATCGGGATCTCGAGCAGTCACAACAAATAGAACTCCACCATAAACATTCTTCAGGTGTGTTGCATCGACAATGAGGACTTTCCTCATAGCGGTAAACCCTTCTATGCTAGCTCCCGAAGCAAAAAACAGATATTTAAACTTTTGGGCCTCATCCACAACCACTCGAGCTACTGTGCCAGGATTCGACTGCTTCAGCATGTGCATATAAGAATTTAATAAAGTATAACTCTCTTCTGGACTTCCTCACACTTTATTAGCAGCTAATCTTTTTCCTCTCCATGACGTTGTGTATGATACTTTCACAGCCACCCTGTGATGAACCAGCTGGATCAAGGCGTTGGGAGCTGGTGTGTCTAAACTACCGGGATAATCTTGAGCCAAAACAGCTGCAACGATTCCTGGTGTGCCTTTCCTTCTATTAGGAAGTGTTCTTGTAGTAACAACAGAACATCTATGCTGTTTGATGTAACTTCTAACCGTCCAACTATCTGAATTCATCAACTTTGCAACACGCACATACCACTTGCAGCCTTCTTTGGCTGCTCGGCATTTTATCACATATCTCTTAGTGTCCGACTTAATTACATCATACTCAAAACACTTCAGATGTGAAGCCGTCTGAATATGAACTTGTGCTTCCTCCTTGGTTCTAAATTCTTGACCTACAGCCAAATCCATACCATCATCCCGTTCCTTGACAGCTGGGGTTACTTCAACTGATGGTCTTGCTTCTGTATCTTCAATCACAATCGCATCTCTTTCGGTGACATTACCATGAATTTCAATGTCATCGTAAAGTGTGAGCACACCATCTGCTTCACAAGCCTCTCTATCAGTAGCCCATGTATCAGTAGCCTCTCCATCAGTAGCCTCTCTATCAGATAGACCGACATAGACATCAGCttcatcatcctcttcttgAACCGTTTTGTTGAACTCCACATGTAGAACACTTCTACACTTCTCATGATTTACTTGCAGTAGATAACCAAAAACATCTTCATCATTCCAGACATATGATAGCTTGTTTGAATACAATACCATTAGAAAGTAACTAATCTTCGTTTCCACCTTATATCCATCTACTTTTATCTTTCTGCAAATACGCTCAACCAAAGCAGAGTATGTGATCTCCTCCACTGATTCCTTAAACACAATCGTGTgaatttcatcttctccttcaccATCTCCCGAAATCCATTTCATTTCGGCCCCATCCTTAATATAATATCCCCCGTAGTCAAACCAAATGATTGTGCAAGGTGGATTTTGCATTTTTCctgaaataaaatagaattttaattatattacaatTTAATTACCATTATTAGGAAGCTTGTACTCTCTTACTAATactttttcatttcatttcagTAATATACTTAGTAATACTAGTATTACTAGTAAAATAGTTTTACCTTAGTAAATTTTAGTTATCATAGTAATACCCAGAAATTATCCTTGCACTAGCTAATGAAATTTTTAGGACGATTTTGTTCAGATTTTACATTACCCAtgatatataattcatattaatgaaattacatACAAAAGATCATCGAAAATGGAAATAAAATATACCATAAACCCATAAACATAGttttcaaaatctttttaaatctcTTAAAATTTGCATCCGatctttctttttaaatacTAGGCGAGATATACGCTTCTTTTTAATAGTAGTCAAgcaaaaatttcatcaaaaccGGACATAAAATATACCTGAAATCTATATTCACAGTTTTCAAACTcgtttttactctctcaaaacTTTCATTAATTCTTACTTTTTTTACATTACCCATGATATACACAACATTTAAATGctattccacaaaaaaaaacatcaaaaacgGACAAGAATAACCTGTTTATGAAGCTTCAAATTCGCCAATGGACAGTGAGGAAGGAGAGCTTCACGCGGAGAAAGAGGGAAACTTGAAGACATGTGGGCCAGGTCTTCTCTGATTGGTTAAGGTTGTCTCTGGTGGGTCATCTTAGTTGTTGGTTTATTTAAGTGAAGAAATAAATGAGTTAATAAGGTGGaagaaatatattaaagaaaTAAGAGGCTAATTTGGTATTTGCAATGACAATGGGGATATTGAGAATAGAGAGGGGATATGAAGGTTAGTTTTTTTCTCATGAATCTGGAGTTAAAGTCCGTCAGAGACCGGACACTGAAAGTTTCTATTTCGGTAACCAAAATAAATGGGCTGAGAAGAAATTACATTTTGGGCCTTTGATGAGCccattttacatattttatcaTATGCCCTACGTGTCTTTCTTACCGTCGTTTAAGATTTAGCAATTACCATCTTTAGATAGTTTTACACGGGACTAGATATGAGACTTTTGGAGCAATAAACATTTGcgtaaaaaaatcataaattctgGAGGTCAATGTCAATATTTCATAGTTATACGCAAATTCGGTTCTGGTTTTACATATAAGTAGGGGTTATTTGTTTCGTAGAAATTgatttttttaccatttttcaAATGCTTAATCTTCccatgaatatttttattttgtattttatgtgTTATTCGTTTGattgtattttaatttcattCGTAATCACTTGTTATTTTAAATTCTATAGTGGTATGGTATGTTAGCTCTATAAAGACTATGCACTTAATTGGAGTCCCTTTTGGGATTATTTTTGGACAACCCATGTCATGTCAGCTACGCCTTTATAAGTCTTTAGCTCAACTTGAGCGTAACAAAACCCACAAACTTAATGGAGACATGTGACTGGTAGTCATTGGAGCATTGGCCGGGAAAGGCATTATATATCATTATATTGTTTGATTACAACCAACGACTGACTCCACATGCACGTGATTAGCAGTTGAGATTTTGGTCGCGACACAAAtataaaacctaaaccctaaccagCTAACCCAACCAAACCACTTTCATTGGATCTCTCACAAACTCGGTTTTTAGCTAGCCCAGTCAAAACTCATAAAGAAGATTAGTGGATGTTTGAATTAAATTACaacaataaaacatatatatctaatctattaaaatagagtcctattttttatctaccatttACAAGTTCTCATTTATTTTTGGACTTCTTTTAGAATAGCACGTGTTTGGACATAGAAATGTGTTTGGTTCCTTggatatctaatctattaaaacaaagTTCTATTTTCTATCTACTTTTAACAAGTCATACTAGGATCCtctaaaaaaataacatatttcattatttacattaatattaagacaaatataaatataaatttatttttaaatataacaaattatgttgaaaaagaatctaacaaaatcttaccaactttctaaatatttttataaaataacacttaattaatttcgtaaatactaatataactttataattcaatgttaattaaaaatttattataaaacaagaaaataaaattctatactattttatatatatttagttatatt comes from Brassica rapa cultivar Chiifu-401-42 chromosome A02, CAAS_Brap_v3.01, whole genome shotgun sequence and encodes:
- the LOC103853881 gene encoding protein FAR1-RELATED SEQUENCE 5-like — encoded protein: MLKQSNPGTVARVVVDEAQKFKYLFFASGASIEGFTAMRKVLIVDATHLKNVYGGVLFVVTARDPDHHHYPIAFGIADGEKEHSWVWFMEQLKSVISDVPGLVFLSDRNKSLIKAVSLVFPQAAHGYCIWHLAQNVKVHVRNNRETCTFKFMDCAHAYTEAEFLNLYNAFRMRYPSAAEYLDKSVEERKWAKCYFEGDRYNVDTTNSVESFNGVISDARKLNILPMCDFIIGKMAEWFNIHRKEAAEIPPALKLVPIVEAEMSKRCVDAGFLSVVELNSFHLEYSVSGSDGKHYTVDMAMMTCSCEQFDKDKYPCVHAVAAATFMTDKAGKELHLSEYCFKYYLVEQWALAYHRTIYPVPHMSDWIIPEEVKAMKVLPPDYEVKKGKPQQTRFPSAGESRGRGKIGKGRASGTGRASGTCTANGTGSTSGAGSSSGTGRARGRGMGAYFECGIGASPGV